The DNA segment CATCGGGATGGTGCATCAGCACTTCAAACTGGTACAGAATTTTACCGTAACCGAGAATATCGTGCTGGGTCTGGAGCCGCATCGCTTCGGGGTGCTGAACATGCAGCAGGCCGAACAGCGGGTTGCCGAGCTGTCGCGGCGCTACAATCTGAATGTCGAGCCACGCGCCAGGATCGAGGATATCTCGGTCGGGATGCAGCAGCGTGTCGAGATTCTGAAGATGCTGTACCGGGACGCCGAGGTGCTGATCTTTGACGAGCCCACCGCGGTACTTACACCGCAGGAGATCCTGGATCTGATGCAGATCATGCGGGATCTGATTGCCGAGGGCAAGTCGATAATCCTGATTACCCACAAGCTGAAGGAGATCAAGGCGATAGCCGAACGCTGTACGGTGATTCGCCGCGGCCGCTATATCGGAACGGTCGAGGTGGCGGCCACCAGCGAGGCGCAGATGGCGCAGATGATGGTCGGGCGCGAGGTGTCTTTCCATGTGGACAAGCAGCCCCGGCAGCCTGGTGAGGTTGTCCTGGAGATCCGTGATCTGGCGGTGCAGGATTCCCGCAAGCTGCCGGCGGTCAAGGGGGTGTCCTTGCAGCTGCGGCGTGGTGAGATCCTGGGGCTGGCCGGGGTGGACGGCAACGGCCAGACCGAACTGGTCGAGGCGCTGATCGGGCTGCGCCGGGTCGAGAGCGGCAGTATTATTCTGGATGGCAGGGATATTACCAATGCCGGGATTCGCCAGCGGATCGAGCAGGGGATTGCGCATATTCCGGAGGATCGGCAGAAGCGGGGGCTGGTGCTTGACTACAGCCTTGAGGAGAATCTGGTGCTCTCTACCCATCGGAAGCCTCCGTTTGCTCGCTGGGGACTGCTGCAGTTCCCGGCGATTCGCGCCCACGCCGATCGGATACGCCAGGCGTTTGATGTCCGGACCGCAAAAGGTGTGGGGGTCAAAGCACGCACTATGTCCGGCGGGAATCAGCAGAAGGCGATTATCGGACGCGAGGTGGATCATTCACCCCTGGTGCTGGTAGCGGTGCAGCCGACCCGCGGGCTGGATGTTGGCAGCATTGCCTATATTCACCGGCGTCTGGTGGAGAATCGCGAAGCGGGGAAGGCGGTGCTGCTGGTGTCCCTGGAACTGGACGAGATACTGGATCTTTCCGACCGTATCGCGGTTATCAATCACGGCGAGATTGTCGGTGAGGTCGAGGCGGCGGCTACCAACGAGTATGAGGTAGGTCTGATGATGGCCGGGGTTCACAAGGAGAGCACTTCATGAGGCTGCGCATCAATAGAGAGTTTTTAATCGGGTTGATCACGGTAGCCCTCGGGTTGATTGCCGGTGCACTGCTGATGCTGCTGACCGGGCATGATCCGGTGCGGGGGTATCGCTTTCTGTTTGCCGGTAGTTTGATGAACATCGAGCGGATCGGGAATACCCTGGCTATGGCAACCCCGCTGATCCTGACCGGGCTGTCGGTCGGGTTTGCCTTTCGCACCGGGCTGTTCAATATCGGGGCCTCGGGTCAGGTGCTGATGGGCGGGCTGGCGGCCACTATTATCGGGCTGACCGTGCCCCTGCCGCGCCCCCTGCTGCTGAGTGTGATGGCACTCGGCGCGACAGCTGGCGGGGCTTTGTGGGGGCTGGTCCCCGGTTTGCTCAAGGCTCGCTACAACGTGCATGAGGTTGTCGCAACCATCATGATGAACTGGATTGCCTACTGGGTGACCTACTACACCATCCGTAATCACTTCAGTCGTGCCGGACTGGCTACCGAGTCACGCCGGCTGGGGCGTGCAGCCTCTCTGCAAACCGACTGGTTGAGCAATCTGTTCAATGGATCCTATATCAATCTCGGCATCTTTGTGGCGCTGGCTGCGGTGGTGATCGTGGCGATTATCCTGAACCGAACGGTGCTGGGATTCCAGCTGAAAGCGGTAGGCTTTAACCGCTTCGCGGCCGAGAATGCCGGGATCAGTGTAAACCGCAATATCGTGCTGTCGATGATGATTGCCGGCGGGCTTTCCGGGCTGGCCGGGCTTACCTTCTACACCGGCTATGCGGTGAACATGGAGATCGGCAGGATGCCGGCAATCGGGTTTGACGGTATTGCGGTAGCCCTGCTGGGTGCCTCCTCGCCGTTCGGTATCCTGGGGGCGGCCTTGTTCTTCGGTATTTTGCAGTCAGGGAAGGGCTTTATGAGCGCGATGACCGCCATTCCGCCGGAGATCGGCGACACGATCATCGCCTCGATCATCTATTTTGCGGCAACTGCGGTGCTTATCCGCAAGCTTATTGCGTATTGGGCTCAGCGCCTGGCACCAGAGAAGGGAGACGAGTGATATGTGGGATATCGTACGCAACATCTTTCCCTATGCGATAGCCTTTACGGCCCCGATCATGATTACCGCGCTGGGCGGTCTGTTCAGCGAACGCAGCGGGGTGGTGAATATCGGCCTGGAGGGGCTGATGGTTATTGGCTCCTTTGCGGCTGCCTTTTTTGCTGCAACCATGGTGCCGGTCATCGGTCCGGCGGCGGTGTGGCTCAGTCTGCCGGTGGCTATGCTGGCCGGGGGGGCGTTTGCCCTGCTGCATGCCTTTGCCAGTATCAATCTGAATGCGGACCAGATTATCAGCGGTACCGCGATAAATATGATTGCCGGCTCGCTGACGGTGTTCTTTGCGCGGACCTTTACCGGCTCCGGGATTATTCAGCTGCGGTTGGGTTTGCCGCGCTTTAATGTACCACTGCTGGTTGATATCCCGGTTATCGGCCCATTGCTGTTCCGGCAGACCTATGGCACCACCTGGATCATCCTGCTTATCCTGGCGATCAGCACTTTCGTGCTGTACAAGACCCCGTTCGGGATGCGCCTGCGGGCCTGCGGGGAGCACCCACAGGCGGTGGATGCTGCCGGGATTAATGTGTATCGTCTGCGCTACAGTGCGGTGGTGATCTCGGGGGCATTGGCCGGATTGGGCGGAGCGTCTATTCTGGTTACCTATTCCGGCGAGTTCAGCGGATCTGTTGCCGGTATCGGGTTCCTTGCCCTGGCGGCGCTGATATTCGGGCAGTGGAAACCGTGGGGAATACTCGGCTCCACCGTGTTTTTCGGTTTTGCGGCTACTATGGCCAACGCCAGTCAGGCCGAACCGGCGCTGCAGGCTGTGCCGGAGGTTCTACTCAAGGTGTTCCCCTATGTCATGACGTTGCTGGCACTGATGTTGTTCTCCAGACGCTCACAGGCCCCGCAGGCAATCGGCGAACCCTTTGACCAGGGAAAACGATAAACAGAAAGGATGTAGTATGGATATTGCACAGTATATTGATCATACCCTTCTCAAGGCGGTTGCCCGCTCCGAGGATGTCGAACAGCTCTGCCGCGAGGCTGTTGAGTACGGTTTTGCCTCGGTTTGCGTGAACTCCTGCTGGGTTCCCCTGGCATCCCGACTGCTGCAGGACAGCGGTGTGGCGGTGTGCACCGTGGTCGGGTTTCCCCTTGGAGCCGCAGCCAGTGAGGCCAAGGCCGCCGAGGCAGCGCTGGCGGTACAGCAGGGTGCTGGCGAGATCGACATGGTTATGAATATAGGCTGGCTCAAATCAGGCATGCAGCAGGAGGTGCAGGATGATATCTCGGCGGTTCGGGCAGCCTGTCCAGGCGCCGTGCTCAAGGTGATTATCGAGACCTGCTACCTGACCGACGACGAGAAGCGCATCGCCTGTCGCTGTGCGGTTGCCGCTGGCGCCGATTTTGTCAAAACCTCGACCGGGTTTGGTACCGGGGGCGCAATCCGTGAGGATCTCGAGCTGATGCTGGCCGAGGTGGGTGACGCCGCCAGGGTCAAGGCATCGGGAGGTGTGCGCGATCGCGAGACGGCCGAGGATTATATCCAGCTGGGGGTAGCCCGCCTGGGCACCTCGAGCGGGGTTGCTCTGGCAGGTGGCTCGGCAGCCACCGAAGGCTACTGATATGTCCCGGCGCTCTGATCACCGCGAGGGGCCGGCTGGCCGGATACCATCGATTGAGACACTGATCTCGGAGGCCCGCGCCGCCCGCTGCAACGCCTATGTGCCGTATTCCGGTTTTCAGGTCGGTGCCGCGCT comes from the Spirochaeta africana DSM 8902 genome and includes:
- a CDS encoding ABC transporter ATP-binding protein, encoding MEYVVEMQGIRKAFPGILANDDITLQLRKGEIHALLGENGAGKSTLMSILFGLYQADAGRILVRGSEVEIANPTAATNLGIGMVHQHFKLVQNFTVTENIVLGLEPHRFGVLNMQQAEQRVAELSRRYNLNVEPRARIEDISVGMQQRVEILKMLYRDAEVLIFDEPTAVLTPQEILDLMQIMRDLIAEGKSIILITHKLKEIKAIAERCTVIRRGRYIGTVEVAATSEAQMAQMMVGREVSFHVDKQPRQPGEVVLEIRDLAVQDSRKLPAVKGVSLQLRRGEILGLAGVDGNGQTELVEALIGLRRVESGSIILDGRDITNAGIRQRIEQGIAHIPEDRQKRGLVLDYSLEENLVLSTHRKPPFARWGLLQFPAIRAHADRIRQAFDVRTAKGVGVKARTMSGGNQQKAIIGREVDHSPLVLVAVQPTRGLDVGSIAYIHRRLVENREAGKAVLLVSLELDEILDLSDRIAVINHGEIVGEVEAAATNEYEVGLMMAGVHKESTS
- the deoC gene encoding deoxyribose-phosphate aldolase, producing MDIAQYIDHTLLKAVARSEDVEQLCREAVEYGFASVCVNSCWVPLASRLLQDSGVAVCTVVGFPLGAAASEAKAAEAALAVQQGAGEIDMVMNIGWLKSGMQQEVQDDISAVRAACPGAVLKVIIETCYLTDDEKRIACRCAVAAGADFVKTSTGFGTGGAIREDLELMLAEVGDAARVKASGGVRDRETAEDYIQLGVARLGTSSGVALAGGSAATEGY
- a CDS encoding ABC transporter permease; this translates as MRLRINREFLIGLITVALGLIAGALLMLLTGHDPVRGYRFLFAGSLMNIERIGNTLAMATPLILTGLSVGFAFRTGLFNIGASGQVLMGGLAATIIGLTVPLPRPLLLSVMALGATAGGALWGLVPGLLKARYNVHEVVATIMMNWIAYWVTYYTIRNHFSRAGLATESRRLGRAASLQTDWLSNLFNGSYINLGIFVALAAVVIVAIILNRTVLGFQLKAVGFNRFAAENAGISVNRNIVLSMMIAGGLSGLAGLTFYTGYAVNMEIGRMPAIGFDGIAVALLGASSPFGILGAALFFGILQSGKGFMSAMTAIPPEIGDTIIASIIYFAATAVLIRKLIAYWAQRLAPEKGDE
- a CDS encoding ABC transporter permease; amino-acid sequence: MWDIVRNIFPYAIAFTAPIMITALGGLFSERSGVVNIGLEGLMVIGSFAAAFFAATMVPVIGPAAVWLSLPVAMLAGGAFALLHAFASINLNADQIISGTAINMIAGSLTVFFARTFTGSGIIQLRLGLPRFNVPLLVDIPVIGPLLFRQTYGTTWIILLILAISTFVLYKTPFGMRLRACGEHPQAVDAAGINVYRLRYSAVVISGALAGLGGASILVTYSGEFSGSVAGIGFLALAALIFGQWKPWGILGSTVFFGFAATMANASQAEPALQAVPEVLLKVFPYVMTLLALMLFSRRSQAPQAIGEPFDQGKR